Proteins encoded in a region of the Nitrospira sp. genome:
- a CDS encoding PstS family phosphate ABC transporter substrate-binding protein, translating to MWNCLPALIDGPLASRLLTLTVGICLIWSSPAAGQVRPALDPQIASYQPTSALNGSLSISGSETMRPITESWAADLRQLYPGLKISVTSEGSEAGLVKLLEGKAQIAAMSRRMNKQEIGEFIREFGYEPTEVPVAVDALAVFVHKDNAVEGLSLAELDAIFSNDRRRGLKYPLLTWGDLLLDGEWKEAPIHLYGRNIQSGTTTFFREHVLNGAAAKKSMSTAPGSASVVIELMKDRFGIGFSSIGYQTSGVRAVPLASVQGGRYVVPSFQSAMDGSYPLRRNLYLYVNKLPKAAPPAPLAEYVKFALSQQGQQAVLAQGYYPLATTELTRLTMMWSTPIRAAAADQPAKLRD from the coding sequence ATGTGGAACTGCCTTCCCGCATTGATCGATGGTCCGCTTGCCTCACGTCTGCTTACTCTGACGGTCGGCATCTGCCTGATATGGAGCAGTCCCGCAGCGGGGCAAGTCCGGCCTGCCCTAGACCCGCAAATCGCCTCCTATCAACCCACAAGCGCCCTGAACGGCTCTCTCTCTATTTCGGGCTCGGAGACCATGCGTCCGATCACAGAATCCTGGGCAGCCGACCTCAGACAGCTCTATCCGGGGTTAAAGATTTCTGTGACGAGCGAAGGGTCCGAAGCGGGATTAGTGAAACTGCTGGAGGGCAAAGCGCAGATCGCGGCCATGTCCCGCCGGATGAATAAGCAAGAGATCGGAGAGTTCATCAGGGAGTTTGGATACGAACCGACCGAGGTCCCGGTCGCCGTCGACGCGCTGGCAGTGTTCGTGCATAAAGACAATGCCGTCGAAGGGTTGAGCTTGGCCGAACTCGACGCCATATTTTCGAACGATCGCCGGCGTGGACTGAAATATCCGCTTCTGACCTGGGGTGATTTGCTCCTGGATGGAGAATGGAAAGAGGCGCCGATCCATCTCTATGGAAGAAACATCCAATCAGGAACCACCACCTTCTTTCGTGAGCACGTACTCAACGGCGCGGCGGCCAAGAAAAGCATGTCCACGGCGCCGGGATCAGCCTCAGTCGTGATCGAGTTGATGAAGGACCGGTTCGGGATCGGATTCAGCAGCATCGGGTATCAGACTTCAGGAGTTCGGGCTGTTCCTCTGGCCTCGGTGCAGGGAGGACGATATGTCGTACCCAGCTTTCAATCGGCCATGGACGGATCCTACCCCCTCAGACGGAATCTGTATCTCTATGTCAATAAACTGCCCAAAGCGGCGCCGCCGGCCCCGCTCGCCGAATATGTGAAGTTCGCCCTCAGCCAGCAGGGTCAGCAAGCGGTTCTTGCGCAAGGTTACTACCCCCTCGCCACCACGGAGTTGACTCGGCTGACAATGATGTGGTCGACACCGATCCGCGCCGCCGCGGCTGACCAGCCGGCAAAGCTCCGGGACTAG